From Desulfobotulus pelophilus, the proteins below share one genomic window:
- a CDS encoding SurA N-terminal domain-containing protein, translating into MKPFYGTTVLARLCCIFWLSLMLVSGCTPAQLHDSDWILATANSRITLVEYRDAYEMAKAAYSHNILQEQRIQRALHYRVLKDLAESLVLEAGARQEGIVIDEARLKAAVEEMRMTFPEDELERMLSESAISERAWEEGLRRRLLTEKLVEKILDRELEVTPEALRPFFLEYSKTLGQKPEEVVMTEEVTEELIARFRRQEAEPVYRKWLQGVKEQVEVQVHTELLYRVFPETRPLLAELGEEEGDVSLPVNPAPDVDLHEEAGL; encoded by the coding sequence ATGAAGCCTTTTTACGGAACGACTGTCCTTGCCCGTCTTTGTTGTATCTTTTGGTTGTCCCTTATGCTTGTATCCGGCTGTACTCCGGCACAGTTGCATGATTCGGACTGGATTCTGGCCACAGCGAATTCGAGGATTACCCTTGTGGAATACCGGGATGCCTATGAAATGGCAAAGGCTGCCTACTCCCATAATATTCTGCAGGAACAGCGGATTCAGAGGGCTCTTCACTATCGGGTTCTCAAAGATCTGGCGGAAAGCCTTGTGCTGGAGGCAGGGGCACGACAGGAGGGAATTGTCATTGATGAGGCTCGGTTAAAAGCAGCGGTGGAAGAGATGCGGATGACATTTCCGGAAGATGAGCTTGAACGTATGCTTTCGGAAAGCGCCATTTCGGAAAGGGCCTGGGAGGAAGGGCTGCGCCGGAGGCTTCTTACGGAGAAGCTGGTGGAAAAGATTCTGGACCGTGAGCTGGAGGTGACGCCGGAGGCCCTGAGGCCTTTCTTTCTGGAATACAGCAAAACCCTTGGTCAGAAGCCAGAAGAAGTGGTTATGACGGAAGAGGTTACAGAAGAATTGATTGCCCGTTTCCGCAGACAGGAAGCGGAACCGGTATATAGGAAATGGCTGCAGGGTGTGAAGGAGCAGGTGGAGGTTCAGGTTCATACCGAACTTCTTTACCGGGTTTTTCCGGAAACCCGGCCCCTGCTGGCCGAGCTGGGTGAGGAGGAGGGGGATGTCAGTCTGCCCGTGAATCCGGCCCCTGACGTGGATCTGCATGAGGAAGCAGGTTTGTAA
- a CDS encoding peptidylprolyl isomerase: MTKFLGTLVVWICFGLFAFPVSAQIIVDRIIALVDDRIITKVAFEETFAPIRERIEAAGYGPEETQALIDRYREDVMNQMIDQTITDIAVEEAGIEISDQEVNQALEDFRMNHNLSPEEFEKALLSEGLTLEVYRNQMREQMLRSRLVNYMVRSRIVITREQIEAFYRENAERFGGGKRYRLAHILIPFPRNMAPETEARLREKTQTLVGYLESGRSFSELAAQESQSTIAGPDGELGWFEAETLSPRIRDAVAGLQRGDFSGPVRTPQGFQIFKLLETGFQNPKPLSEVEDEIADELYDVEVNRRFQIWVTELREKVHVRMLD, encoded by the coding sequence ATGACAAAGTTTTTGGGAACGCTGGTTGTTTGGATCTGTTTCGGCTTGTTTGCTTTTCCTGTATCGGCCCAGATTATTGTGGACCGGATTATTGCCCTTGTGGATGACCGCATTATCACCAAGGTGGCATTTGAAGAGACCTTTGCTCCCATACGGGAACGTATTGAAGCTGCCGGTTACGGGCCTGAGGAAACACAGGCGCTGATTGATCGCTATCGGGAAGATGTGATGAATCAGATGATTGATCAGACCATTACTGATATTGCGGTGGAAGAGGCTGGGATAGAAATCTCAGATCAGGAAGTGAATCAGGCCCTTGAAGATTTTCGCATGAATCACAATCTCTCGCCTGAGGAATTTGAGAAAGCCCTTTTGTCAGAAGGTCTCACCCTGGAGGTGTACCGGAACCAGATGCGGGAGCAGATGCTGCGTTCCAGACTGGTGAATTACATGGTGCGGTCCCGCATTGTCATCACGCGTGAGCAGATAGAGGCTTTTTACCGTGAGAATGCGGAACGTTTCGGAGGTGGGAAACGCTATCGTCTGGCCCATATTCTGATTCCTTTTCCAAGAAACATGGCACCGGAAACGGAGGCACGGCTTCGGGAAAAAACACAGACACTGGTCGGGTACCTTGAATCTGGCAGGAGCTTTTCGGAGCTGGCTGCTCAGGAAAGCCAATCCACCATTGCCGGGCCTGATGGTGAGCTGGGCTGGTTTGAGGCGGAGACCCTGTCTCCCCGCATACGGGATGCTGTAGCGGGACTTCAGCGGGGGGATTTTTCCGGTCCCGTGCGTACCCCTCAGGGTTTTCAGATTTTTAAGCTTCTTGAAACCGGCTTTCAGAATCCAAAACCCCTTTCCGAAGTGGAAGATGAAATAGCCGATGAATTGTATGATGTGGAGGTAAACCGCCGATTCCAGATCTGGGTTACGGAGTTGCGTGAAAAAGTTCATGTGCGTATGCTGGATTGA
- a CDS encoding helix-turn-helix domain-containing protein: MGEESRTTEEGFGLYLQNGRIMQGILLQDLAERLFVSRETLQRLEDEDHGGLPVPVFVRGFVRHYAQEVNLDPDYAAELYKKARKKWDAREEDARRKILFRKRLVRWLKGCAVLLILIAALSFGGVWLAGFMGDVEARKEAALMAVARSTPDYDQPRKPVQSGYKLELLAVESTWVKIIVDEEPSRSFSVEPGDVLEFHAEKTYNVLIGSATGVRLRLNGKALPLSGSGGQAVNLHLP, translated from the coding sequence ATGGGGGAAGAATCCCGGACTACAGAGGAAGGGTTTGGTCTGTATCTGCAGAATGGCCGTATCATGCAGGGTATTCTGCTGCAGGATCTGGCGGAACGGCTCTTCGTGAGCCGGGAAACGCTGCAGCGCCTGGAAGATGAGGACCACGGGGGGCTTCCGGTTCCTGTTTTTGTCCGGGGATTTGTGCGGCACTACGCACAGGAAGTGAACCTGGATCCGGATTATGCGGCGGAACTGTACAAGAAGGCCAGAAAAAAATGGGATGCCAGGGAAGAAGATGCCCGCAGAAAGATTTTGTTCAGAAAGCGTCTGGTCCGATGGTTGAAGGGATGCGCTGTTTTGTTGATTCTGATAGCAGCGTTGAGCTTTGGGGGAGTATGGCTGGCGGGTTTTATGGGTGATGTGGAGGCCAGAAAAGAAGCGGCTCTGATGGCCGTTGCCCGCAGCACTCCAGACTACGATCAGCCCCGCAAACCGGTGCAGAGCGGATATAAGCTGGAGCTGCTGGCCGTGGAGTCTACGTGGGTAAAAATTATTGTGGATGAGGAACCTTCCCGTTCTTTTTCCGTGGAACCCGGAGATGTCCTTGAATTTCATGCGGAAAAAACGTATAATGTTTTAATTGGAAGTGCCACAGGGGTACGGCTGCGCCTGAACGGAAAAGCCCTGCCCCTTTCCGGCTCAGGTGGACAGGCGGTGAATCTGCACCTTCCCTGA
- the mgtE gene encoding magnesium transporter: MFHDRHTILVESIKRLLRRNAVPHLKKIVRKTHAADLAYAFRYIGLADQKRLFSMMNDVEQQGLLLSELEDSIFLEFIREMPVDDIVHILDEMPNDDVADLIGLMPPETATAVLEKMEKEGSEEVEGLLRYSDDTAGGIMTPDFVALSQDATAREAIESLQKEHRDVEMPFYLYVVDDLKRLVGVISLRQLVVVRPETRLKDIMNPDLVSVQTSMDQEEVAKIVARYDILAVPVVDETGVLEGIVTVDDVIDIFRMEATEDILKMAGVGEIFVETQTILGGIRIRLPWLFASCLGGILAFYVISGFEETLVKYAYLAAFMPVIAGMGGNVGTQSSTIVVRGLATGRLSLGDFWRVIGKEFLVGLVLGAVYGLLIGLVAELQYSIFMLNIVVALAMVSSMTIAAFMGALVPLGLARMKIDPAVATGPFVTTSTDVITAFLYFTIATKLLNM; the protein is encoded by the coding sequence ATGTTTCATGACCGTCATACCATTCTTGTGGAAAGCATCAAGCGGCTTCTGCGCCGCAATGCCGTCCCGCATCTTAAAAAAATAGTTCGAAAAACCCACGCAGCCGATCTCGCCTACGCTTTTCGGTACATAGGACTTGCCGATCAAAAGCGGCTTTTTTCCATGATGAACGATGTGGAACAGCAGGGTCTGCTGCTTTCCGAGCTGGAAGACAGTATTTTTCTGGAGTTTATTCGGGAAATGCCGGTGGATGACATCGTCCATATCCTTGATGAAATGCCCAATGATGACGTTGCCGACCTTATCGGTCTGATGCCACCGGAAACCGCCACGGCTGTTCTGGAGAAAATGGAAAAGGAAGGCTCCGAAGAGGTGGAGGGGCTTTTGCGCTACAGTGATGATACCGCGGGCGGTATCATGACACCTGATTTTGTAGCCCTTTCCCAGGATGCCACGGCCAGGGAGGCCATTGAGTCTCTGCAGAAGGAACACAGGGATGTGGAGATGCCTTTTTATCTCTATGTTGTGGATGATCTGAAGCGGCTTGTGGGGGTTATTTCCCTTCGTCAGCTAGTGGTGGTACGGCCGGAAACACGGTTGAAGGATATCATGAATCCGGATCTTGTTTCCGTACAGACTTCCATGGATCAGGAAGAAGTGGCTAAAATTGTTGCCCGTTATGATATTTTGGCCGTTCCCGTTGTGGATGAAACAGGGGTGCTGGAAGGGATTGTTACCGTTGATGACGTAATTGATATTTTCCGTATGGAAGCAACGGAAGATATTCTGAAAATGGCAGGTGTTGGAGAGATTTTCGTGGAAACCCAGACGATTCTGGGCGGAATCCGTATCCGGCTTCCCTGGCTTTTTGCCTCCTGCCTTGGGGGGATTCTGGCTTTTTATGTTATTTCCGGCTTTGAGGAAACCCTTGTCAAATACGCCTATCTTGCCGCATTTATGCCCGTTATTGCAGGTATGGGGGGGAATGTGGGCACACAGTCTTCCACCATTGTGGTTCGGGGGCTTGCCACGGGCAGGCTTTCTCTGGGGGATTTCTGGCGGGTGATCGGCAAGGAATTTCTGGTGGGACTGGTCCTGGGTGCGGTTTACGGTCTTCTCATCGGCCTTGTGGCGGAGCTGCAGTACAGTATTTTTATGTTGAATATTGTTGTCGCACTAGCCATGGTTTCGTCCATGACCATAGCGGCATTCATGGGTGCCCTTGTACCTCTGGGGCTGGCCCGAATGAAAATAGACCCTGCGGTGGCAACCGGTCCCTTTGTGACTACCAGCACGGACGTGATTACGGCTTTTCTGTATTTTACCATTGCCACTAAGCTGCTGAATATGTGA
- the recO gene encoding DNA repair protein RecO, with protein sequence MNPDASSIVMRRVEYGDYDVILTLFSRSKGKFSAIAKNARKSRRRFSGRLELFSVLHPDCSQPKSGGMPVLQEVRLLEPFENLRSDFIRMGYAAYWSEILCLWLEEHAPQEDVYDLFFHRLKALHHGVENPEIASLLFQLRFLGLAGLSPGMDNCGGCGARLEGVRAGRIRFDYGRGRILCGTCSPVAKVCAMAPGTVKTLCWLQERVSEGPGRVQFSREAAREGLLFLESFVSFHMGRDFRSLRYLRSVRGPQGFSLETAAADITAYRAKA encoded by the coding sequence ATGAATCCTGATGCGTCTTCCATTGTGATGCGCCGTGTGGAATATGGTGATTATGATGTTATTTTGACCCTCTTTTCCCGTTCAAAGGGAAAGTTCTCTGCCATTGCCAAAAATGCCCGTAAAAGCAGACGTCGCTTTTCAGGCAGGCTGGAGCTGTTTTCCGTTCTGCATCCGGACTGCAGCCAGCCGAAATCCGGTGGAATGCCCGTTCTGCAGGAAGTGCGTCTTCTGGAACCCTTTGAAAATCTGCGTTCGGATTTCATACGTATGGGATATGCGGCTTACTGGTCTGAAATACTCTGTCTCTGGCTGGAGGAACATGCCCCGCAGGAAGATGTTTATGATCTTTTTTTTCATAGACTGAAGGCCCTGCACCATGGGGTGGAAAATCCTGAAATAGCCAGCCTTCTCTTTCAGCTTCGTTTTCTGGGTCTTGCCGGGCTCTCTCCCGGGATGGATAACTGCGGAGGATGTGGGGCCCGTCTGGAAGGTGTTCGTGCCGGTCGTATCCGTTTTGACTATGGCAGGGGGCGTATTCTTTGTGGTACCTGTTCTCCTGTGGCGAAAGTCTGTGCCATGGCTCCGGGAACGGTGAAAACCCTCTGCTGGCTGCAGGAAAGGGTAAGCGAGGGGCCAGGGCGTGTTCAGTTTTCCAGGGAAGCCGCCAGAGAAGGCCTTTTGTTTCTGGAGTCCTTTGTGTCCTTTCATATGGGAAGAGATTTTCGTTCCTTGCGTTACCTGCGCAGTGTGCGCGGGCCTCAGGGTTTCTCTCTGGAAACGGCGGCTGCGGATATCACTGCATATCGTGCCAAGGCCTGA
- a CDS encoding GHMP family kinase ATP-binding protein, which produces MLCPEKEMVGSAPCRVDFGGTLDLPLFYQSLGPELACTVNMALNLRTEVRIRPHEKGRVRVVSRGFEPAEFACGEAPYNHPLGLVFAILDAFGAGNIHVEITSASPPRSALGGSSVMAVALVALLMRLENKNASVNVEDVVLRARAIESAVAGVPCGMQDQLAAAYGGVHLWQWEREGLIRPWRQTSLLNPSDYHGLASSMLVAYGGDPHDSLDVNGRWVQGFKEGRTRKEWEDIGLLTRRFGEALAEMDLKTAVFCMQEELTIRLRLTPDVLDPAGMRLASAAGTLGCGVRFAGAGGGGCVWALGPEDTLGALRSQWQRLMDKMPGACILDAAPEKDGVLFDV; this is translated from the coding sequence ATGCTTTGTCCGGAAAAGGAAATGGTGGGCTCTGCGCCCTGTCGGGTAGATTTTGGTGGAACCCTGGATCTGCCCCTTTTTTATCAGTCTCTGGGGCCGGAACTTGCGTGTACGGTGAACATGGCACTGAATCTCCGTACGGAGGTCCGTATCCGGCCCCATGAGAAAGGCAGGGTGCGTGTGGTTTCCAGAGGGTTTGAACCGGCGGAGTTTGCCTGCGGTGAAGCACCTTATAACCATCCCCTGGGTCTGGTGTTTGCCATTCTGGATGCATTTGGTGCCGGGAATATCCATGTGGAAATTACATCCGCTTCTCCGCCGAGAAGTGCTCTGGGCGGCTCTTCTGTGATGGCGGTGGCACTGGTTGCCCTGCTCATGAGACTGGAGAATAAGAATGCTTCGGTGAACGTGGAGGATGTGGTGCTCAGGGCAAGGGCCATTGAGTCGGCCGTGGCCGGTGTACCCTGCGGCATGCAGGACCAGCTGGCGGCCGCTTATGGAGGTGTCCATTTATGGCAATGGGAAAGGGAGGGGCTTATTCGTCCATGGCGGCAGACCTCTCTTCTGAATCCGTCGGATTACCATGGTCTTGCGTCTTCCATGCTGGTGGCTTACGGAGGTGATCCCCATGACTCCCTGGATGTGAACGGACGCTGGGTTCAGGGGTTCAAAGAGGGCAGAACCCGAAAGGAATGGGAGGATATAGGCCTGCTGACCCGCCGATTCGGAGAGGCACTGGCTGAAATGGACCTGAAGACAGCTGTCTTTTGTATGCAGGAGGAACTGACCATCCGTTTGCGTCTGACTCCGGATGTTCTGGACCCTGCGGGGATGCGTCTTGCCTCGGCAGCAGGTACCCTTGGTTGCGGCGTCCGTTTTGCGGGTGCCGGAGGAGGGGGCTGTGTCTGGGCACTGGGGCCGGAAGATACGCTAGGAGCTTTACGAAGCCAGTGGCAACGGCTGATGGATAAAATGCCCGGAGCCTGTATTCTGGATGCGGCTCCTGAAAAAGACGGTGTGCTGTTTGATGTCTGA
- the glyQ gene encoding glycine--tRNA ligase subunit alpha, with protein sequence MRFQDLIFTLQKFWADRGCVQAQPYDLEVGAGTFHPTTLLKALGPEPWSVAYAQPCRRPTDGRYGENPNRMQHYYQFQVIMKPSPSDVQDMYLESLKAIGVDPLAHDIRFVEDDWESPTLGASGLGWEVWLDGMEITQFTYFQMTGSIEVKPVSVELTYGLERIAMYLQGVDSVYDLMWNDKITYGDIFHQQEVEQSRYNFEEANVPLLFDLFAKYESEAKRLIEKDLVLPAYEFGLKCSHTFNLLDARGAISVTERTGYIGRIRNIARACSEAYLVQREAMGFPLLKK encoded by the coding sequence ATGCGGTTTCAGGATCTTATTTTCACCCTGCAGAAATTCTGGGCAGACAGGGGGTGCGTTCAGGCCCAGCCCTATGACCTTGAGGTGGGTGCGGGAACCTTTCATCCCACAACCCTGCTCAAAGCCCTTGGACCGGAACCATGGAGCGTTGCCTATGCCCAGCCCTGCCGCAGACCCACGGACGGCCGGTATGGGGAAAATCCCAACCGTATGCAGCATTATTACCAGTTTCAGGTCATCATGAAACCATCTCCATCGGATGTGCAGGATATGTATCTGGAAAGTCTGAAAGCCATTGGCGTGGACCCCCTGGCCCATGACATCCGCTTTGTGGAAGACGACTGGGAGTCGCCCACCCTTGGTGCTTCGGGACTGGGCTGGGAAGTCTGGCTGGATGGGATGGAAATTACTCAGTTTACCTATTTTCAGATGACAGGTTCCATAGAGGTGAAGCCCGTGAGCGTAGAGCTGACCTACGGCCTTGAACGCATTGCCATGTATCTGCAGGGTGTGGACAGTGTGTATGACCTCATGTGGAATGATAAAATCACCTACGGGGATATCTTTCACCAGCAGGAAGTGGAACAGAGCCGCTATAACTTTGAAGAAGCCAATGTTCCCCTGCTTTTTGATCTTTTTGCAAAGTATGAGTCCGAAGCAAAGAGGCTCATAGAAAAGGATCTGGTTCTGCCCGCCTATGAGTTCGGCCTGAAGTGTTCCCACACCTTCAACCTTCTGGATGCAAGGGGAGCCATCAGTGTGACGGAAAGAACCGGTTATATCGGAAGAATCCGGAACATCGCCAGGGCCTGTTCCGAAGCCTATCTGGTTCAGCGGGAAGCCATGGGCTTTCCCCTTCTGAAAAAATAA
- the glyS gene encoding glycine--tRNA ligase subunit beta, whose translation MTSLLFEIGTEEIPAGYIDPAIAALAAFLKKELAAARVDFGEITSFATPRRLCVRIADVATMQRPETTELMGPPEKAAFDAEGKPGIPAVKFAEKAGISLEEIEIRETPKGRYLFARVEEKVRPVAELFCHMLPAAVRALNFPKTMRWADTELAFARPIQRFVALFGEALIPFEVEGIVSDRLSSGHRFHHPQPVTIDLPEHYEGILKDAGVIADVQERKAAVARSVEEVAKNSGGRVLADEELLKIVTHLVEAPYPVMGSFDPAFLEVPREVLITSMREHQKYFAVEDEKGNLLPLFIAVNNTSPKDMELVRQGHQRVLRARLSDARFFWETDKKATFDQWNEKLDQVLFQAKLGTMGEKVARIRSLCASMGKDLGLDGEMMADLDRAASLCKADLASQMVYEFPEVQGIMGRAYALFHGENERVARAMEDHYRPLGSGGKLPEDLCGVVLSMADKLDTLCGCFAVGLRPTGAADPFALRRATLGILQMLLDKNLGFSLRELVTLALETLGDKKKEDGKETVQAVCDFMVTRLANLLAEKGFSREGIAAVLAVENNHIPDVLRRVEALDRVRNQPDFLALAGAFKRASNILKKAGDVKPLVDVSLLTEPAEKGLYEALELCVQTVDGHMVVNDLDAALASIATLRQSVDAFFDGVMVMAEDERVKNNRLGLLASIAALFNRIADFSRLG comes from the coding sequence ATGACAAGTCTTCTTTTTGAAATTGGAACCGAAGAAATACCGGCAGGATACATTGACCCTGCCATTGCGGCCCTTGCCGCATTTCTGAAAAAAGAGCTGGCCGCCGCCCGCGTTGACTTTGGAGAGATCACAAGTTTTGCCACCCCGAGGCGGCTTTGTGTGCGCATTGCGGATGTGGCCACCATGCAGCGGCCGGAAACCACGGAGCTGATGGGGCCGCCGGAGAAGGCTGCCTTTGATGCGGAAGGCAAGCCGGGCATCCCCGCTGTGAAATTTGCGGAAAAAGCCGGAATCTCCTTAGAAGAGATTGAAATCCGGGAAACCCCCAAGGGGCGCTATCTTTTTGCCAGAGTTGAAGAAAAGGTCCGGCCTGTGGCGGAGCTTTTCTGCCATATGCTGCCTGCGGCGGTCCGTGCCCTGAACTTTCCCAAAACCATGCGCTGGGCAGACACGGAGCTTGCCTTTGCAAGGCCCATTCAGCGTTTTGTTGCCCTTTTCGGTGAGGCACTGATTCCCTTTGAAGTGGAGGGTATTGTTTCTGACCGCCTGAGCAGCGGCCATCGTTTTCATCATCCCCAGCCCGTGACCATTGATTTGCCAGAACATTATGAAGGGATTTTGAAGGATGCCGGTGTTATAGCCGATGTTCAGGAGAGAAAGGCAGCCGTGGCCCGTTCCGTGGAGGAAGTGGCCAAAAACTCCGGCGGCAGGGTGCTTGCGGATGAAGAGCTGTTAAAAATCGTCACCCACCTTGTGGAAGCGCCCTATCCTGTCATGGGAAGTTTTGATCCTGCCTTTCTGGAAGTGCCCAGAGAAGTGCTCATCACATCCATGAGGGAACATCAGAAATATTTTGCCGTTGAAGATGAAAAGGGTAATCTTCTGCCCCTTTTCATTGCCGTTAACAATACCTCCCCCAAAGATATGGAGCTGGTACGTCAGGGCCACCAGCGTGTACTGAGGGCAAGGCTTTCCGATGCCAGATTCTTCTGGGAAACGGATAAGAAAGCCACCTTTGACCAGTGGAATGAAAAGCTTGATCAGGTGCTCTTTCAGGCAAAGCTGGGCACCATGGGAGAGAAGGTGGCACGAATCCGCAGTCTTTGTGCCAGCATGGGTAAAGATTTGGGCCTTGACGGAGAGATGATGGCGGATCTGGACCGGGCCGCCAGCCTCTGCAAGGCGGATCTTGCTTCCCAGATGGTTTATGAATTCCCCGAGGTACAGGGCATCATGGGCAGAGCCTATGCCCTTTTCCACGGAGAAAATGAACGGGTGGCCCGTGCCATGGAGGATCATTACAGACCCCTTGGCAGTGGTGGAAAACTGCCGGAAGATCTGTGCGGTGTGGTCCTGTCCATGGCGGACAAGCTGGATACCCTCTGTGGTTGTTTTGCGGTGGGGCTGAGGCCCACAGGAGCGGCTGATCCCTTTGCCCTGCGCCGGGCAACCCTTGGGATTCTGCAGATGCTTCTGGACAAAAACTTGGGTTTTTCCCTTCGGGAGCTGGTTACCCTTGCCCTGGAAACCCTTGGGGATAAAAAGAAGGAAGACGGGAAAGAAACGGTGCAGGCAGTCTGCGACTTCATGGTGACCCGCCTTGCCAATCTGCTGGCCGAAAAAGGATTTTCAAGGGAAGGTATTGCCGCTGTTCTGGCCGTAGAGAATAACCATATTCCAGATGTCCTGCGCCGGGTGGAAGCCCTGGACCGCGTCAGGAATCAGCCGGATTTTCTTGCTCTGGCCGGAGCCTTTAAAAGGGCTTCCAATATTTTGAAAAAAGCCGGGGATGTGAAACCTCTGGTGGATGTATCCCTACTGACGGAACCTGCGGAAAAAGGGCTGTATGAAGCCCTTGAACTCTGCGTTCAGACCGTTGACGGCCACATGGTTGTCAATGATCTGGATGCTGCCCTTGCAAGCATTGCCACCCTGCGTCAGTCTGTGGATGCTTTTTTTGACGGGGTGATGGTCATGGCAGAGGATGAAAGGGTGAAGAATAACCGACTGGGGCTTCTGGCTTCCATTGCGGCTCTTTTTAACAGAATTGCGGATTTTTCACGACTGGGTTAG
- the ligA gene encoding NAD-dependent DNA ligase LigA: MEKPLKEREGQCSEKVRQRAALLRKDLSRHSYRYYVLDDPEITDAAYDALFRELQELEGRFPELKTQDSPTLRVGAPPLSGFTPVFHRLPMLSLDNAFDEGEFFAFVQRIRKGVAGELLFSVEPKFDGIAVSLRYENGVLTEAATRGDGLVGEGVTENVRTIANLPLRLRVEEPPAVLEVRGEVLMDRKGFKALNLSREKTGEAPFANPRNAASGSLRQLDSRITATRPLRFFAHGMGEVEGLFLSSMAELFAFLRSAGFALSPLAQSAVLPEKVPDIYAEMVERRESLDYEVDGMVIKVENFDLQTRLGMTSRTPRWALAWKFPAMEARTRLERIEVQVGRTGVLTPVAILTPVEVGGVTVSRATLHNMDEILRKDIRIGDQVFIQRAGDVIPKVVKVIEHLRDGSEIVFQMPDHCPVCGSLVVQEEGEVAVRCVSATCPAQLKERIRHFASKPALDMDGMGEKLVAQLVDRGLVKTCADLFYLDVPGLAAMDRMGEKSASNLVKAIHDRKKTSFHRLLYGLGIRHVGVHTAKILGQRFRSFDNLMAADVESLSSVEGVGPVLAEAIRDYFSRSENREALKALFAAGVDVEEGEFQAGGHRPLEGKTFVITGILPVLSRKEAQDLITAAGGRVAGSVSAKTHYVVAGEKAGSKYEKALSLNIPILDESGLRNLVG, encoded by the coding sequence ATGGAAAAACCGTTGAAAGAACGAGAAGGGCAGTGCAGCGAAAAAGTACGGCAGCGGGCTGCCCTTCTCCGGAAGGATCTGTCACGGCACAGCTACCGTTATTATGTGCTGGATGATCCGGAAATCACCGATGCAGCCTATGATGCCCTTTTCCGGGAGCTGCAGGAGCTGGAGGGGCGTTTCCCGGAACTGAAAACCCAGGATTCCCCCACCCTGAGGGTGGGAGCACCACCTCTTTCGGGCTTTACTCCGGTTTTCCATCGCCTTCCCATGCTCAGCCTTGACAATGCCTTTGATGAGGGGGAGTTTTTTGCCTTTGTTCAGCGCATTCGGAAAGGCGTGGCAGGGGAGCTGCTTTTTTCCGTGGAGCCTAAGTTTGACGGCATTGCCGTTTCCCTGCGCTATGAGAATGGTGTTCTGACAGAGGCAGCCACACGGGGGGATGGCCTGGTGGGCGAAGGGGTAACGGAAAATGTGCGGACCATTGCCAACCTTCCCCTGCGCCTGAGGGTGGAAGAACCGCCTGCGGTGCTGGAAGTGAGGGGCGAGGTGCTCATGGACCGTAAAGGCTTTAAAGCCCTGAACCTAAGCCGGGAAAAAACCGGAGAAGCCCCCTTTGCCAACCCGAGAAATGCCGCTTCCGGCTCCCTGCGTCAGCTGGATTCCCGCATTACGGCCACACGGCCCTTACGCTTTTTTGCCCATGGTATGGGAGAGGTGGAGGGTCTTTTTCTTTCCTCCATGGCAGAATTGTTTGCCTTTCTCCGATCCGCAGGTTTTGCCCTGAGTCCTTTGGCACAGAGTGCTGTGTTACCGGAAAAAGTGCCAGATATTTATGCGGAAATGGTGGAACGCCGGGAGTCCCTTGATTACGAGGTGGATGGCATGGTGATCAAGGTGGAAAATTTTGATCTCCAGACCCGACTCGGTATGACATCCCGTACGCCGAGGTGGGCGCTGGCCTGGAAATTCCCTGCCATGGAAGCCCGTACCCGTCTGGAAAGAATAGAAGTGCAGGTGGGCCGCACCGGTGTTCTTACGCCTGTGGCCATTCTCACTCCCGTGGAAGTGGGGGGCGTAACCGTGAGCCGGGCCACACTGCACAACATGGATGAAATTCTCCGCAAGGATATCCGCATCGGAGATCAGGTTTTTATTCAGCGTGCGGGAGATGTCATCCCCAAGGTTGTGAAGGTGATTGAGCATCTGAGGGATGGCTCGGAAATTGTTTTTCAGATGCCGGATCACTGCCCCGTATGTGGCAGCCTCGTGGTGCAGGAAGAGGGGGAGGTGGCTGTACGTTGTGTGTCCGCCACCTGTCCTGCCCAGCTTAAGGAAAGAATTCGTCATTTTGCTTCCAAGCCAGCCCTGGATATGGATGGCATGGGTGAAAAACTTGTGGCCCAGCTTGTGGACAGGGGGCTTGTAAAGACCTGTGCGGATCTTTTTTATCTGGATGTTCCGGGTCTTGCGGCCATGGACCGCATGGGTGAAAAATCAGCGTCCAATCTTGTCAAAGCCATCCATGACCGGAAAAAAACTTCATTCCACCGCCTGTTATACGGTCTGGGTATCCGCCATGTGGGTGTTCACACGGCCAAAATTCTTGGCCAGCGTTTCCGGAGTTTTGACAATCTTATGGCGGCCGATGTGGAAAGCCTGTCTTCCGTGGAAGGTGTCGGTCCTGTGCTGGCGGAGGCCATCCGGGATTATTTTTCCCGTTCGGAGAACAGGGAAGCCCTGAAGGCTTTGTTTGCCGCGGGCGTTGACGTGGAAGAGGGCGAATTTCAGGCTGGTGGGCATCGTCCTCTGGAGGGAAAAACCTTTGTCATAACCGGTATTTTGCCCGTTCTTTCCAGAAAAGAAGCCCAGGATCTTATTACCGCAGCGGGTGGCAGGGTGGCGGGGAGTGTCAGTGCCAAAACTCACTATGTGGTGGCAGGTGAAAAAGCGGGAAGTAAATATGAAAAAGCCCTTTCCCTGAATATCCCTATTCTGGATGAATCGGGATTGAGAAATCTTGTGGGATAA